The Pseudodesulfovibrio sp. JC047 genome contains the following window.
CATCCCGACGCTTTCCTATCGCGAAAACATCCCGACCAGTTACGATCTGTCGGACGCCAAGAAGGACGCGGTCAATCAACTGACCATGCAACTTGATTCCATGGGGGTTTTTCTCCAGCCCGAAGACGCACAGATCACCCACGCGTCCAGTTTCAACATGATTGAAGGGTCAAACCAGGTCGGCAAGAACATCCGCGTGAAGTGTCAGGTCAGACCCGGTGTCATCAAGACGCTCGCGGGGAGGAAATAACCATGCTCAAATCCACCAACCGTCTCGGTATCATCTTTTTCCCGGCCTTTGACTGGGCCATCTCCCCCACACATCCGGAACGGCAGGAACGACTGCTCTACACCCAAGACCAGTTGCGCGAGGAAGGCATCTTCGATATCGAAGGCGTGCGGGAATACAAGCCGGACGTCGCCTCCATCGAAGACGTGGAGCGCGTTCATTTCTGTTTTCCCGAAGTACCAAGTGTAGCGACCCGCTCCCATCTCATTTCAGCCGGAGGGGCCATAAAAGCAGCAGATCTGGTCATGGAAGGAGAACGGGATTGCGCGTTCGCCATGGTGCGTCCCCCCGGGCACCACGCCATGAAGGTCGTGCACGGTTCTCGCGGTTTTTGCACGATCAACATCGAAGCCGTGATGATCGAACACATTCGCGAAAAATATGGCCGCAAGAAAGTCGCCATCGTGGACACGGATTGTCACCACGGCGACGGGTCACAGGACGTCTACTGGAACGACCCGGATACCTTGTTCATTTCCATTCATCAGGATGGCCGGACCCTGTATCCCGGTTCCGGTTTTCCGCATGAACTCGGTGGTCCCAATGCCAGAGGCAAGACCCTGAACATTCCGCTGCCGCCCAACACCTCGGACGAGGGATTTCTCATGGCCATGGAACGCGTGGTCATGCCAATTCTCGATGATTTCAAACCGGATCTGATCATCAATTCAGCCGGTCAGGACAATCATTTTTCCGACCCGATCACCAACATGAACTTTTCAGCCAAGGGGTATGCCGCACTCAACGACATGCTCAAGCCGGACATCGCGGTTCTGGAAGGTGGCTATTCCAT
Protein-coding sequences here:
- a CDS encoding histone deacetylase produces the protein MLKSTNRLGIIFFPAFDWAISPTHPERQERLLYTQDQLREEGIFDIEGVREYKPDVASIEDVERVHFCFPEVPSVATRSHLISAGGAIKAADLVMEGERDCAFAMVRPPGHHAMKVVHGSRGFCTINIEAVMIEHIREKYGRKKVAIVDTDCHHGDGSQDVYWNDPDTLFISIHQDGRTLYPGSGFPHELGGPNARGKTLNIPLPPNTSDEGFLMAMERVVMPILDDFKPDLIINSAGQDNHFSDPITNMNFSAKGYAALNDMLKPDIAVLEGGYSIQGALPYINLGICLAMAGVDYSHVKEPNYNPDMIAQDAKTTAYIEKLCDHLPRLYFDPPSYEATGDRESGVFSGDTLVRHRQIYYDTDGINEVQQESVTVCDSCRGLYKVETRADSGPLCLGVEIPIDACPACRRNGYKLIEDAQLKGNYRYIQLINRLDKEYQRYGF